From Kangiella sp. TOML190, one genomic window encodes:
- a CDS encoding OprD family outer membrane porin — translation MVNISKPLLTILLLVIVNSPVQGSESSSSESSTSSKPSSSEANTSQTNTSKINRQKSKANATDDPHHDDDHEPDQEHTVSTIDIDQQNDAPFWQQASLIVSPRLYYLNRGRDSSRDSEALAFGGSVAFRSGWVADHLQIGVTGYTSQKVYAPSGKDGTDLLQPGQESYSVIGELQATIRFYENIGMRIGRQRFELPYLGSSDSRMVPRIYQAIAVGDTSTAVDGLAWIAGYVEKVKYKTEDKFIDISEAIGIEESETGLSMLGVKYDKFRDWEISVIDLFNKDAFNTFFIKAEKKYQLGPNFDISTDFQFTQQNDVGKSYIGDFDTHLFAAKVQLHHNNTRYRAAFSTTADEQGIQKPYGSSTNYLSVIIEDFDRAGENAFLLGVSHNFGQIGPGRLSTFANIVKGNTPDSGPQASPDQTEYNLTFDYRLNTGKWDRLSFRTRLAYLNQEDGLGGNDLFDFRFIVNYSFELLD, via the coding sequence ATGGTTAATATTAGCAAGCCACTTCTAACCATACTATTGCTTGTAATCGTAAACAGTCCTGTGCAAGGCTCTGAGTCCTCCAGCTCTGAATCTTCAACAAGCTCTAAACCTTCAAGCTCCGAAGCTAACACTTCTCAAACGAATACTTCTAAGATTAATAGGCAAAAGTCTAAAGCCAATGCCACCGACGATCCGCACCATGATGATGACCACGAACCCGATCAGGAGCATACGGTTTCGACGATAGACATCGACCAACAAAATGATGCCCCTTTTTGGCAACAAGCATCACTGATAGTCAGCCCACGTCTCTACTACCTTAACCGTGGTCGCGACAGCTCTAGAGATAGCGAAGCCTTGGCTTTTGGTGGTTCAGTCGCCTTTCGTTCAGGCTGGGTCGCGGATCACTTGCAAATCGGAGTAACGGGCTATACCTCACAAAAAGTCTATGCGCCCTCAGGTAAAGATGGCACAGACTTATTACAGCCAGGTCAAGAAAGCTATTCGGTGATAGGCGAACTGCAAGCCACTATTCGCTTTTACGAAAATATTGGTATGCGCATCGGTAGGCAACGCTTTGAATTACCTTATTTAGGCAGTAGCGATTCGCGCATGGTCCCAAGGATTTATCAAGCAATCGCGGTCGGCGATACCTCAACTGCGGTGGATGGCTTAGCTTGGATCGCGGGTTATGTTGAAAAAGTTAAATACAAAACCGAAGATAAATTTATCGATATTTCCGAAGCTATCGGCATAGAAGAGTCAGAAACTGGCCTTAGTATGCTGGGGGTAAAATATGACAAATTTAGAGACTGGGAAATATCCGTTATTGACCTATTTAACAAGGATGCTTTCAATACTTTTTTCATTAAAGCTGAAAAAAAATATCAACTAGGACCGAACTTTGATATCAGCACTGACTTTCAATTTACCCAGCAAAACGATGTTGGAAAATCCTATATTGGTGATTTCGATACCCACCTATTTGCCGCAAAAGTTCAGTTACATCACAATAATACCCGTTATCGAGCGGCCTTTAGTACCACCGCCGATGAACAAGGGATCCAAAAACCCTACGGTAGTTCCACCAATTATTTGTCAGTAATCATAGAAGATTTTGATCGTGCGGGAGAAAATGCTTTTTTACTTGGCGTGAGTCATAATTTTGGCCAAATTGGTCCTGGTAGATTGAGTACTTTTGCAAACATCGTTAAAGGCAACACTCCCGATTCTGGCCCGCAGGCCAGCCCCGATCAAACCGAATATAACCTCACCTTTGACTACCGATTAAATACTGGCAAATGGGATCGGTTGTCTTTTCGAACTCGCTTAGCCTACTTGAATCAAGAAGATGGTCTTGGCGGCAATGATCTGTTCGACTTTCGGTTTATCGTCAATTATAGCTTCGAACTACTCGATTAG
- a CDS encoding alanine dehydrogenase, translating to MLKTIIRKEHKNQWEKRAPLTPEAVKTLTERGLEIELEPCEIRIFSDEEYQQAGAKYPAQPEQAEFVLGIKEPPVDSIQHKQVHLAFSHTIKGQDYNMPLLQKFIDEQATLLDYEPIVDPATGQRTIAFGRYAGIAGAVDSFHVLGQKLAQEGLATPLSHLKMTHHYGTVEQLKANLGEYDLQQGEPIRALVVGTGKVGKGSIEVCQWLGLPQVSAEDFLAGNLPKGSFFAVLSSRHINKRKDGAGSYREFDMNDFVEKGIEAYESSFDRVLGQFNILLQTPYWEEKYPKHLDKARMIAHKDKLPLVVGDISCDINGSLECTTKASDIDNPAFTYNVDTDSSKDGISWDGITVMSIDNLPCELPIDASNDFSAALKTYAPQIMAMDLSKSFEECGLPEDLKEAVITYKGELTPKYQYLAEFL from the coding sequence ATGTTAAAAACCATTATTCGCAAAGAGCATAAAAATCAATGGGAAAAACGAGCGCCGCTGACACCGGAAGCCGTAAAAACATTGACCGAAAGGGGTTTAGAGATTGAGCTAGAGCCTTGTGAGATTCGTATTTTTTCAGATGAGGAGTATCAACAAGCTGGTGCCAAATACCCAGCGCAACCTGAACAGGCTGAGTTTGTTTTAGGGATCAAAGAGCCTCCAGTAGATTCTATTCAGCATAAACAGGTTCATCTGGCTTTTTCGCATACCATCAAAGGCCAAGATTACAATATGCCGTTACTGCAAAAGTTTATCGATGAGCAGGCAACCTTGCTTGATTATGAACCGATTGTTGATCCAGCGACTGGACAAAGAACCATTGCTTTTGGTCGTTATGCTGGAATTGCTGGCGCGGTGGATAGTTTTCATGTGTTAGGACAAAAGCTAGCACAAGAAGGCTTAGCAACGCCTTTGTCACACTTAAAAATGACTCATCATTATGGCACAGTCGAGCAATTAAAAGCCAATTTAGGCGAGTACGATTTACAGCAGGGTGAACCGATCCGTGCTTTAGTAGTGGGAACTGGTAAAGTGGGTAAAGGCTCAATAGAAGTGTGTCAGTGGTTAGGCTTGCCACAAGTTTCCGCGGAAGATTTTTTAGCTGGTAATTTACCCAAAGGCAGCTTCTTTGCGGTACTTTCTTCACGTCATATCAATAAGCGTAAAGATGGTGCAGGCTCTTATCGAGAGTTTGATATGAACGACTTTGTAGAAAAGGGCATCGAAGCTTACGAAAGCTCTTTTGATCGAGTCTTGGGGCAATTTAATATTTTGCTGCAAACGCCGTATTGGGAAGAAAAATACCCTAAGCATTTGGATAAGGCGCGCATGATTGCGCACAAAGATAAGTTGCCATTAGTGGTTGGCGATATCTCTTGTGATATCAACGGTAGCTTAGAGTGCACCACTAAGGCTTCGGATATTGATAATCCGGCGTTCACCTATAATGTTGATACTGATAGTTCAAAAGATGGCATTTCATGGGATGGCATTACCGTGATGTCGATTGACAATTTGCCTTGTGAATTGCCCATTGATGCTTCGAATGATTTCTCAGCGGCGCTGAAAACCTATGCGCCGCAGATTATGGCGATGGATTTATCCAAATCCTTCGAAGAGTGCGGCTTGCCAGAGGATCTAAAAGAAGCAGTAATTACCTATAAAGGCGAGTTAACCCCTAAATATCAGTATTTAGCAGAATTTTTATAG
- a CDS encoding YeaC family protein — protein sequence MDYSKLIDSLTPEMIERFSEAVATGKWPDGNPLSEQQKESCIQAIMLYKARFSDSHDEPFSVTKEGQLVTGKKIRSEFQGLSANDKRNLGDSIEIKTQTDKDQ from the coding sequence GTGGACTATTCCAAACTTATTGATTCGCTCACGCCGGAAATGATTGAACGCTTTTCCGAAGCTGTAGCAACTGGCAAGTGGCCTGATGGTAACCCCTTGTCTGAGCAGCAAAAAGAGTCGTGTATCCAAGCAATCATGCTATACAAAGCGCGTTTTTCTGATAGCCACGATGAGCCTTTTAGTGTCACAAAGGAAGGTCAGCTGGTCACAGGCAAGAAAATCCGCAGCGAGTTTCAAGGCCTATCGGCAAATGATAAACGAAACCTTGGCGACAGCATCGAGATCAAGACGCAAACCGACAAAGATCAATAA
- a CDS encoding tRNA-(ms[2]io[6]A)-hydroxylase, with product MQLKIKSSQAWLAAVLSDFDRFLQDHASCEKKASGMALSFISHYPDKPELIKAMMDLALEELNHFKQVYAIMEKQGIELAADVKDPYINQLKQLIGQGREQYLIDRLLVAAIVERRGHERFGLIAQALPEGKLKRFYQVITRSEAKHYELFLNLAHQYAQRVDVTSRLEQLLIAEAAIIEQLPALPQLH from the coding sequence ATGCAACTTAAAATTAAATCATCCCAAGCATGGCTAGCCGCGGTACTGTCCGATTTTGATCGTTTTCTACAAGATCACGCCTCTTGCGAGAAGAAAGCCTCAGGTATGGCCCTATCTTTTATTTCTCACTATCCGGACAAGCCAGAGCTGATTAAGGCGATGATGGATCTGGCGCTTGAAGAGCTGAATCACTTTAAGCAAGTCTACGCCATAATGGAGAAACAAGGTATTGAATTGGCTGCTGATGTTAAAGATCCCTATATCAATCAATTAAAACAATTGATCGGACAAGGTCGCGAGCAATATTTAATTGATCGTTTGCTAGTCGCCGCCATTGTCGAAAGGCGCGGCCATGAGCGCTTTGGGCTGATTGCGCAGGCTTTGCCAGAAGGCAAACTAAAGCGGTTTTATCAAGTCATAACCCGCAGCGAAGCCAAGCACTATGAATTATTTTTAAATCTTGCTCACCAGTACGCTCAGCGAGTCGATGTAACCAGTCGCCTTGAGCAACTACTAATAGCCGAAGCTGCTATTATTGAACAATTGCCAGCGCTGCCTCAATTGCATTAA
- a CDS encoding ion transporter: protein MQTKIAKFVNSKFFEHFIIAVILISAVLIGIETIKGLSEQQQQWIVWGNRIILSIFVVEAALKIYAVAPQFKRYFGDGWNLFDFSIVVFSLIPFTGQFAMIGRLLRLLRVARLVSALPELRLIVSTLLKTIPSMIHVVLLMAVLFYIYGVAGYHFFHQTNPDFWGSLGTSLLTLFRVVTLEGWTQVMYLDLADHQWAWLYYVSFIVVGTFIIVNLFIALVINNLDEVKQQKAVLERTEKTEQDILANIVVIREKLQELEKDLHPSVRK, encoded by the coding sequence ATGCAAACTAAAATTGCCAAGTTCGTAAACAGCAAATTTTTCGAACACTTTATTATTGCTGTTATTTTAATAAGCGCGGTTTTGATCGGTATAGAAACAATCAAAGGTTTAAGTGAGCAGCAACAGCAATGGATTGTGTGGGGTAATCGAATTATCCTTAGCATTTTTGTGGTTGAAGCGGCCTTGAAAATTTACGCCGTTGCCCCGCAGTTCAAGCGCTATTTTGGTGATGGTTGGAATCTGTTTGATTTTTCCATTGTGGTGTTCTCGCTGATCCCCTTTACCGGTCAATTTGCCATGATTGGGCGTTTATTACGCTTACTCAGGGTTGCTCGCTTGGTCTCGGCTTTGCCAGAATTACGGTTGATAGTTAGCACTCTGCTAAAAACCATTCCTTCGATGATCCACGTCGTCTTGCTAATGGCGGTGCTTTTCTACATTTATGGAGTTGCGGGTTATCATTTCTTTCATCAAACCAATCCGGACTTTTGGGGCTCTTTAGGAACTTCGTTACTAACCTTGTTTCGAGTGGTGACCTTGGAAGGCTGGACTCAAGTGATGTATTTGGATTTAGCTGATCATCAATGGGCTTGGCTCTACTATGTGAGCTTTATTGTGGTTGGCACTTTTATTATAGTTAATTTATTTATTGCTTTGGTTATCAATAATTTAGATGAAGTGAAGCAGCAAAAGGCGGTATTGGAACGAACCGAAAAGACGGAACAGGATATTCTGGCAAACATCGTCGTTATTCGTGAAAAGCTGCAAGAGTTGGAAAAGGATCTACATCCGAGCGTCCGCAAATAG
- the csrA gene encoding carbon storage regulator CsrA, with translation MLILTRRVGETLMIGDEITVTVLGVKGNQVRIGINAPKEVAVHREEIYMRIQHEKNAQKYGEQPAFVPNDEYNY, from the coding sequence ATGTTAATTCTTACTCGCCGTGTTGGCGAAACTTTGATGATCGGTGACGAAATCACCGTGACAGTTCTAGGCGTGAAGGGCAATCAAGTACGCATTGGTATTAATGCACCTAAGGAAGTGGCGGTGCATCGTGAAGAAATCTATATGAGAATTCAGCACGAAAAGAATGCTCAGAAATATGGAGAGCAACCTGCATTCGTCCCTAACGACGAGTACAATTATTAA
- the alaS gene encoding alanine--tRNA ligase — protein sequence MTTNQIRDAFLKYFESKNHQVVDSSPLVPANDPTLLFTNAGMVQFKDCFLGTDKRSYSRATSSQRCVRAGGKHNDLENVGYTARHHTFFEMLGNFSFGDYFKQDAINYCWEFLTEVLKLPKEKLWVTVYEEDQEAYEIWSKELGFPENRISRIGDNKGARYASDNFWAMGDTGPCGPCTEVFYDHGEHIWGGPPGTPEEDGDRFIEIWNLVFMQYNRHKDGTMEPLPKPSVDTGMGLERIAAIMQNVHSNYEIDIFQNLIKATADLLGVNDLDNKSLRVIADHIRSCAFMVLDGVVPSNEGRGYVLRRIVRRAIRHGHQLGAGSEGERTAFFADLVKPLAQEMAQAYPELNEQYDFIVKVLAKEEAAFAKTLDRGMAILETDIAERSEQADSSRVIPGETVFKLYDTFGFPKDLTADIAREKGLEIDWDGFEKAMQAQREKARAASNFGVDYNDSLSIDEQSEFTGYDHLTQSSLVTKLLKEDTEVTEILHGDKAIVILKNTPFYAESGGQVGDKGRLFDKSANFIVEDTQKLGEAIAHIGYLQSGTISSGAELTAEVDGKLRQDTMRNHSATHLMHAALRELLGSHVQQKGSLVEPDKLRFDFSHTEAVTAAELHQIESLVNQKIYENHPVEVELTDMDSAKEQGAMALFGEKYGDEVRVLSMSPFSVELCGGTHVERTGDIGPFKITSEAGIAAGVRRIEAVTGEGAVAWMQSSEAALQAIGALLKSDPNHAADKVSQLMDKSRQLEKTIEQLQSKLASSQGSDLASQAVLVGETKILVSKLEGVEAKSLREIQDQLKNKLGSSILVLAVAKGDRVSLIAGVSKDLTAKVKAGELVNMVAQQVGGKGGGRPDMAQAGGKDAAALPAALDSVLPWVKEKLV from the coding sequence ATGACAACGAACCAAATTCGTGATGCTTTCTTAAAATACTTTGAATCAAAAAACCATCAAGTGGTGGATTCGAGTCCCTTGGTACCAGCCAATGATCCTACTTTATTGTTCACCAATGCGGGAATGGTGCAATTTAAAGATTGCTTCTTAGGTACTGACAAACGCAGCTATAGCCGCGCAACTAGCTCCCAGCGCTGTGTTCGTGCTGGTGGAAAGCACAACGACCTTGAAAACGTGGGTTATACCGCGCGCCACCATACTTTTTTCGAAATGTTAGGCAATTTTTCGTTTGGTGACTACTTTAAACAAGATGCGATTAACTATTGCTGGGAGTTCTTAACGGAAGTTTTGAAACTGCCTAAAGAAAAACTTTGGGTCACGGTATACGAAGAGGATCAAGAAGCCTATGAAATTTGGTCGAAGGAGCTAGGTTTTCCCGAAAACCGCATAAGCCGTATTGGCGATAATAAAGGTGCGCGTTACGCATCTGACAATTTCTGGGCGATGGGCGACACAGGTCCTTGTGGTCCTTGTACTGAGGTGTTTTACGATCATGGCGAGCATATTTGGGGTGGCCCTCCAGGAACGCCAGAAGAGGACGGCGATCGTTTTATCGAAATCTGGAATCTGGTCTTTATGCAATATAACCGCCATAAGGACGGCACTATGGAGCCGCTACCAAAACCGTCGGTGGATACGGGGATGGGCTTGGAGCGAATTGCGGCCATTATGCAAAACGTTCATAGCAACTATGAAATCGATATTTTCCAAAATCTGATTAAAGCGACCGCGGATTTGTTAGGCGTTAATGATCTTGATAATAAATCTTTGCGCGTGATCGCCGATCATATTCGTTCTTGCGCCTTTATGGTGCTTGATGGGGTCGTGCCGTCGAATGAAGGGCGCGGCTATGTTCTGCGCCGGATTGTACGCCGTGCTATTCGTCATGGTCATCAGTTGGGTGCTGGCTCTGAAGGGGAAAGAACAGCGTTTTTTGCCGATTTAGTAAAGCCATTAGCGCAAGAGATGGCTCAGGCTTATCCAGAGCTTAATGAGCAATACGATTTTATTGTAAAAGTTTTAGCCAAAGAAGAAGCGGCTTTTGCAAAGACGTTAGATCGCGGCATGGCGATTTTAGAAACGGATATTGCCGAAAGGTCAGAGCAAGCAGACTCTTCGAGAGTGATCCCTGGTGAAACCGTATTTAAACTTTACGATACCTTCGGCTTTCCCAAAGACTTGACGGCGGATATTGCGCGAGAAAAAGGATTGGAAATTGATTGGGATGGTTTTGAAAAGGCGATGCAGGCGCAGCGCGAAAAAGCGCGTGCTGCCAGTAATTTTGGCGTTGACTACAACGATAGTTTATCGATTGATGAGCAGTCGGAATTTACCGGCTATGACCATTTAACGCAAAGCTCGCTAGTGACCAAGCTTTTAAAAGAGGATACAGAAGTTACTGAGATTCTGCATGGCGATAAAGCCATTGTGATCTTAAAAAACACCCCATTTTACGCCGAGTCAGGCGGACAAGTGGGCGATAAAGGTCGTTTGTTCGACAAAAGCGCTAACTTTATTGTCGAAGACACCCAAAAGTTGGGCGAAGCGATTGCGCATATTGGTTATTTGCAATCCGGTACTATTTCCAGCGGCGCTGAGTTAACTGCCGAGGTCGATGGTAAGTTACGCCAAGATACTATGCGCAACCATTCGGCAACCCACCTAATGCACGCCGCTTTACGTGAATTGTTAGGCTCGCACGTACAGCAGAAGGGCTCTTTGGTGGAGCCGGACAAGCTGCGTTTTGATTTTTCCCATACTGAGGCGGTAACTGCTGCAGAGTTGCATCAGATCGAAAGCTTGGTTAATCAAAAAATCTATGAAAATCATCCGGTTGAGGTCGAATTAACTGATATGGACAGCGCCAAAGAGCAGGGTGCTATGGCCTTATTTGGTGAGAAATACGGCGATGAGGTTCGGGTTTTGAGCATGTCGCCATTCTCGGTTGAGCTGTGCGGGGGAACCCATGTAGAGCGAACTGGCGATATTGGACCTTTTAAAATCACTTCCGAAGCGGGTATTGCCGCAGGCGTGCGCCGAATTGAAGCGGTAACCGGCGAGGGCGCAGTGGCTTGGATGCAATCGAGCGAAGCCGCTTTGCAGGCTATTGGTGCTTTACTTAAGTCAGATCCGAATCATGCGGCGGATAAAGTGTCGCAACTGATGGATAAAAGCCGTCAATTGGAAAAGACCATTGAGCAATTGCAGTCGAAATTGGCCTCATCGCAAGGTAGCGACTTAGCATCGCAAGCGGTTTTAGTGGGTGAAACTAAGATATTGGTCTCAAAACTTGAAGGTGTTGAGGCAAAATCGCTAAGAGAAATCCAAGATCAGTTGAAAAATAAGCTGGGAAGCTCCATTCTAGTATTAGCTGTAGCAAAGGGTGACAGGGTTAGTCTTATTGCTGGTGTCAGTAAAGATTTGACGGCAAAGGTCAAAGCTGGCGAACTAGTGAATATGGTGGCACAGCAGGTTGGTGGTAAAGGTGGTGGTCGCCCCGATATGGCGCAAGCTGGTGGCAAAGACGCTGCTGCCTTACCGGCCGCTTTAGACTCAGTATTGCCCTGGGTTAAAGAAAAGTTAGTTTAA
- the recX gene encoding recombination regulator RecX — translation MAFKKAPRDHKHIAMDLLARREHSRRELINKLKIRGFEGEEVEAYLDRLAERGLQSDDKFAESYVRMRSGAGYGKRRISQELQQKGIAESKISQIYEELALDWYQIALEIWQKKYNQQPGKDLKLKAKQSRFLQYRGFDFDIINWVFSQEPDEGL, via the coding sequence ATGGCCTTTAAGAAAGCTCCGCGAGATCACAAGCATATTGCGATGGATTTGTTAGCGCGCCGGGAACATTCCCGGCGTGAGCTTATTAATAAGCTGAAAATTCGTGGCTTTGAAGGCGAAGAAGTTGAAGCATATCTTGATCGATTAGCCGAGCGAGGGCTGCAATCGGATGATAAGTTTGCTGAATCCTATGTGCGAATGCGCAGTGGTGCTGGCTATGGTAAGAGACGAATTAGCCAAGAATTGCAGCAAAAGGGCATTGCAGAATCCAAAATCAGCCAAATATATGAAGAATTGGCGCTTGATTGGTATCAAATAGCTTTAGAAATCTGGCAAAAGAAATATAATCAGCAGCCAGGTAAGGATCTGAAACTTAAGGCAAAACAAAGCCGATTTTTACAATATCGAGGTTTTGACTTCGACATCATAAACTGGGTATTTAGCCAAGAGCCTGACGAAGGCTTGTGA
- a CDS encoding DUF418 domain-containing protein: protein MSNSSYAPNNRLELLDAIRGFALFGILIANIRTFSGWDFMSDDLRAKVSDSDYVNYDFLNTLLIDGKFYTLFSLLFGIGFSVQLSRLSNGDAKALFIYLKRLIILLAIGLVHLVLFWFGDILTFYALLGFILLLVNTFSDRSILIFAGITFLIPIIGYLIAWAFDLSMDVGFYGLGQLGLAASFAEQSNDILALLKLETWQEFFAFTTSGSLLRVGYVLESWRLPKLLFVMLMGLWCGRKIIQGKMLNQPKLLLRIVIFGFTFGAIASYFYAEIGAVFAFAGAPNAEGLLRMLLYMCSVFPMGFAYGALFLLAWRHWEKFLMVFVAPGRMALTNYLMQTLICITIFYGIGYNYAGTVGPATMLLIACCIFVTQILTSKLWLSHFKYGPLEWIWRCLTYGRLLAIKKA from the coding sequence ATGAGTAACAGTAGCTACGCCCCAAACAACCGTCTTGAGTTATTGGATGCCATTAGAGGTTTTGCCTTATTTGGTATTTTAATCGCCAATATTAGAACTTTTTCTGGCTGGGATTTTATGTCCGATGACCTTCGAGCCAAGGTATCGGACTCTGACTACGTGAACTATGACTTTCTAAACACTCTCTTGATTGACGGTAAATTTTATACACTTTTTTCTTTACTATTCGGCATTGGATTCAGTGTTCAGTTATCACGCTTGTCGAATGGTGATGCAAAAGCACTATTCATTTATCTCAAGCGCCTAATTATCTTGCTGGCTATTGGGTTAGTTCATCTTGTTCTATTCTGGTTTGGCGATATATTAACCTTCTACGCCTTGCTTGGATTTATTTTATTATTGGTCAACACATTCTCCGACCGCTCAATATTAATATTTGCTGGCATCACATTTTTAATACCTATTATTGGTTATTTAATCGCTTGGGCGTTTGATCTAAGTATGGACGTGGGCTTTTATGGACTAGGCCAATTGGGATTAGCTGCCAGCTTTGCTGAGCAAAGTAACGATATTCTTGCCTTGCTAAAGCTTGAAACTTGGCAAGAGTTTTTTGCTTTTACAACCTCAGGTTCATTGCTGCGAGTCGGTTATGTGCTTGAGTCTTGGCGTTTACCTAAACTGCTATTTGTAATGTTAATGGGGCTTTGGTGTGGTCGGAAAATCATTCAGGGCAAAATGCTTAACCAACCAAAATTACTGCTCAGAATTGTTATCTTTGGCTTTACCTTTGGTGCAATTGCCAGTTACTTTTATGCTGAAATTGGCGCAGTATTTGCATTCGCAGGCGCGCCAAATGCCGAAGGCTTATTGCGAATGCTGTTATATATGTGCTCAGTTTTTCCAATGGGTTTTGCCTATGGCGCTTTATTCTTATTGGCATGGCGACATTGGGAAAAGTTCTTAATGGTATTCGTCGCACCAGGTCGCATGGCATTAACCAACTATTTAATGCAAACCCTAATCTGCATCACTATTTTTTACGGCATTGGATATAATTACGCCGGCACCGTCGGACCAGCTACGATGTTGCTTATCGCCTGCTGTATTTTCGTGACTCAAATTCTTACTTCAAAACTATGGTTGAGCCATTTTAAATATGGGCCATTAGAATGGATCTGGAGATGCCTTACTTATGGAAGGCTTTTAGCTATAAAGAAAGCTTAA
- the recA gene encoding recombinase RecA: MDENKKKALGAALTQIERQFGKGSIMRLGDNSAAKGIETISTGSLGLDIALGIGGLPKGRVVEIYGPESSGKTTLALQAIAACQADGGTAAFVDAEHALDPIYAEKLGVNLDDLIVSQPDTGEQALEITDMLVRSGAVDILVVDSVAALTPKAEIEGEMGDSHMGLQARLMSQALRKLTANIKRSNTLCVFINQIRMKIGVMFGSPETTTGGNALKFYASVRLDIRRIGQIKQADEIIGNETRVKVVKNKVAPPFKQAEFQILYGEGSSLEGEILDWGVKHDLVDKSGAWYAYNGNKIGQGKQNVIKFLKENPEIKEQIEKKLRDMLLVTASAEDDSEEEVEA; encoded by the coding sequence ATGGATGAGAATAAAAAGAAAGCCCTCGGTGCAGCGTTAACTCAGATTGAGCGCCAATTTGGTAAAGGTTCAATCATGCGTTTGGGCGATAACAGCGCTGCCAAAGGCATAGAAACCATTTCAACAGGTTCTTTGGGACTCGATATAGCGTTGGGAATAGGCGGCTTGCCAAAAGGTCGTGTTGTTGAGATTTATGGTCCTGAGTCTTCGGGTAAAACAACGCTAGCTTTGCAAGCCATTGCGGCTTGTCAGGCTGATGGCGGTACTGCAGCATTTGTCGATGCGGAGCATGCGCTCGATCCAATTTATGCCGAAAAATTAGGCGTTAATCTGGATGATTTGATTGTTTCGCAACCGGATACGGGTGAGCAAGCGCTGGAAATCACCGATATGTTGGTGCGCTCAGGCGCGGTTGATATTTTGGTCGTTGACTCAGTTGCAGCATTAACACCAAAAGCGGAAATCGAAGGTGAGATGGGCGACTCGCACATGGGCTTGCAAGCGCGTTTGATGTCGCAAGCTTTACGTAAATTAACCGCTAATATCAAACGTTCAAATACATTATGCGTATTCATTAACCAAATTCGTATGAAGATCGGTGTTATGTTCGGTTCTCCTGAAACGACCACAGGTGGTAACGCGCTTAAATTCTACGCTTCTGTACGTTTAGATATTCGCCGTATTGGTCAGATCAAACAAGCAGACGAGATTATTGGTAACGAAACCCGCGTTAAGGTGGTGAAAAACAAAGTGGCGCCACCATTTAAACAAGCGGAGTTCCAGATCTTGTATGGTGAAGGCTCTTCATTGGAAGGCGAGATCTTAGACTGGGGCGTGAAACACGATCTAGTGGACAAGTCGGGTGCTTGGTACGCCTACAATGGCAACAAGATTGGTCAGGGCAAACAAAACGTGATTAAGTTCTTGAAGGAAAACCCTGAAATTAAGGAACAAATCGAGAAGAAGTTACGCGATATGTTGCTAGTGACTGCTTCTGCTGAAGATGATTCAGAAGAAGAAGTAGAAGCATAA
- a CDS encoding GNAT family N-acetyltransferase, producing MLTKKHLTDVQYQVPVLETERLRLREFRLSDFESYAQWMSDPNFRRFLGKGELLNREMAWRAFCGMIGHWVLRGFGFWALEHKQTGDYVGHVGIHYPEDWPDIEIGWGLDPKQQGQGYAFEAAEKAMQFGFESLQLEALISLIVRGNQPSVNLAQKLGEKHHKVIEMMGRKVDIFRITADEYGEMVKNERLTS from the coding sequence ATGCTAACAAAAAAGCACTTAACCGATGTCCAATACCAGGTTCCTGTGCTGGAAACTGAGCGCTTGCGGTTAAGAGAGTTCCGTTTGAGTGATTTTGAGTCTTATGCGCAGTGGATGAGCGATCCTAATTTTCGACGCTTTTTAGGCAAAGGCGAACTCCTCAATCGCGAAATGGCGTGGCGTGCTTTTTGTGGCATGATCGGCCATTGGGTGCTGCGTGGCTTTGGCTTTTGGGCCTTGGAGCATAAGCAGACGGGTGATTATGTTGGTCACGTGGGGATCCATTATCCCGAAGACTGGCCGGATATTGAAATTGGCTGGGGGCTTGATCCAAAACAGCAGGGCCAAGGCTATGCTTTTGAAGCGGCAGAAAAGGCCATGCAATTTGGTTTTGAAAGCTTGCAGCTTGAGGCTTTAATCAGTCTTATCGTTCGCGGCAATCAACCTTCGGTAAATCTTGCTCAGAAACTGGGTGAAAAACACCATAAGGTCATTGAAATGATGGGGCGCAAGGTCGATATTTTTAGAATTACTGCTGATGAATATGGTGAGATGGTGAAAAATGAACGACTTACATCGTGA